In Herbinix luporum, a single window of DNA contains:
- a CDS encoding methylglyoxal synthase, whose protein sequence is MLQDEYINFTISKQKHIALIAHDSKKQEIIEWVEENKEILKNHFLSGTGTTARLISEKTELPVRAYNSGPLGGDQQIGSRIVEGNIDFVIFFWDPLESQPHDPDVKALLRIAAVYDIPIANNRATADFLITSKYMSEEYERKVINYNKVISSRLDEMTKH, encoded by the coding sequence ATGTTACAGGATGAATATATTAATTTTACAATTAGTAAACAGAAGCATATAGCCCTAATAGCTCATGATAGCAAAAAACAAGAAATAATTGAATGGGTAGAAGAAAATAAGGAAATATTAAAAAATCATTTCCTTAGTGGAACAGGAACAACAGCCAGATTAATTTCAGAAAAAACCGAACTTCCTGTAAGGGCATATAACAGCGGTCCTTTAGGTGGCGATCAGCAGATTGGCTCAAGGATAGTGGAAGGGAATATTGATTTTGTGATATTTTTCTGGGATCCCTTAGAATCTCAGCCCCATGATCCGGACGTAAAGGCCTTACTTCGGATAGCTGCTGTCTATGATATACCTATAGCCAATAATCGTGCTACGGCAGATTTCTTAATTACTTCAAAATATATGAGCGAAGAGTACGAAAGAAAGGTTATCAATTATAATAAAGTAATTAGTAGTAGATTGGATGAAATGACTAAGCATTAA
- a CDS encoding DUF5716 family protein, translating into MNSPRKLIVGYDLCDDYSQISCFSYKTFEPIPIGPDEDEDNPLIPTALALNEAGVWVYGNEAISCAQNGSGILVDKLLTKLKNQEELNFHGQSYSAVKLLEKYFRRTLTLLKSYFPTEVITKLVVTISDMDPVIIEGIYEALYMLGIEKDRAAVISHGSSFMYYALSQDKELWLNDVGLFDFNEDGLCFYKIDINRRLNPMVAVLEKRDFSETLNYSILKSKNIDLSYTFETIAKTALYKQIISTLYFTGRGFQGDWPNEVIKSLCPGRRVFMGQNLYTKGACYGAKELSGDKKLDNIILLDNDMITSSIWIRAYLDGNIQELLLTEAALPWYEVNSEIDLIPDETWEIEIIFKNVMTKEIISERIPINLPKRPNRMTRLRINISCIDKSKVKLTITDLGFGDMYPATGNSAEYVIEI; encoded by the coding sequence ATGAATAGTCCAAGGAAATTGATTGTTGGCTACGATCTGTGTGACGATTATTCTCAGATTAGCTGTTTCAGTTATAAAACCTTTGAACCAATACCAATAGGCCCAGATGAGGATGAGGATAATCCCCTTATTCCTACAGCTCTTGCATTAAATGAAGCAGGAGTTTGGGTTTATGGTAATGAGGCTATTTCTTGTGCCCAAAATGGCTCAGGCATACTGGTGGACAAGTTACTTACAAAATTAAAAAATCAGGAAGAGCTGAATTTTCATGGGCAAAGTTATAGTGCAGTAAAATTACTTGAAAAATATTTTAGAAGGACTTTAACCTTGCTTAAAAGTTACTTTCCTACAGAAGTTATTACCAAACTGGTTGTTACAATTAGTGATATGGATCCGGTGATAATAGAAGGTATCTATGAGGCCTTATATATGCTTGGTATTGAGAAAGATCGGGCAGCTGTAATAAGCCATGGAAGCAGCTTTATGTATTATGCTCTAAGCCAAGACAAAGAACTTTGGTTAAATGATGTGGGCTTGTTTGATTTTAATGAAGATGGTTTATGCTTTTATAAGATAGACATTAACCGCAGGTTAAATCCTATGGTTGCAGTATTGGAAAAAAGAGATTTTTCAGAAACCCTTAATTATTCCATATTAAAAAGCAAAAACATCGATTTAAGTTATACCTTTGAAACTATAGCAAAGACTGCATTATATAAGCAAATTATATCAACCTTGTACTTTACCGGTAGAGGTTTTCAGGGAGATTGGCCCAATGAAGTGATAAAAAGCTTGTGCCCAGGTCGCAGAGTTTTTATGGGACAAAATCTTTACACTAAAGGAGCTTGCTATGGGGCAAAGGAGTTGTCCGGGGATAAAAAACTAGACAATATAATCCTTCTTGATAATGATATGATTACATCTTCTATATGGATTAGGGCATATCTTGATGGTAATATACAAGAACTTTTACTTACAGAGGCAGCCCTACCATGGTATGAGGTCAATAGTGAAATAGACCTTATACCTGATGAGACTTGGGAGATAGAAATAATATTTAAAAATGTTATGACTAAGGAAATTATCAGTGAGAGAATTCCTATAAATCTTCCTAAGAGGCCAAATCGCATGACTAGGCTTAGAATAAATATATCATGTATTGATAAATCAAAAGTCAAATTAACTATTACAGATTTAGGATTTGGAGACATGTATCCGGCTACGGGTAATAGTGCCGAATATGTAATTGAAATATAA
- a CDS encoding DUF5717 family protein, translating into MKEKIEQIARGEFDYDLPFLRLSVDRININVEADKKYEGSFIISNSANRSMKGVLYSSSPLISFTRQTFSGKENTITYLFDASFLNPSYKVSGNITIVSDCGEMNLPFTAHIETRTINTSIGKIKNLFEFTNLARLDWAEAIKVFASDEFERIILKNEEKYHVIYRNLLKSNSTGQALEEFLISVNKKSRINLSIDRTALEYEIDGEDVSDKLVLTKNQWGSTEIRISTDVPFIQLDKNQLLTDDFIGNTHELKFKINAATLHGGNNYGSIWIKTIYQTIKVDLICKKHKENTGNNTENKNLKKIKYDYTKNYLDYRLGRINLTKYSRDTKLLLSKLKNSKDSIFVKLVNLHLAILTENNPLASQLLEELSKQEAEIKSASSLEYCAYLYLLRLYRKDENNSPYERNRNYILKDIKKRFEAGSFSPLLYQEALCVYMEEPYLLRELGDFEIQVLNYGIKYKYVSKELALQYTYLAGRLKFYHPLVFKGLVSLYNTYKKDEILSSICSLLIKGYKTDNKYFQWYSRGVNAQLRITQLYEYYMYSVDESRMDPLPQPLLIYFVYNSRLNDKKMAYLYANIIKNKKANDHIYHLYYKSMEVFAQKQLEAKNISPNLSIIYREFIYKKELNQYFNKYLPDVMFTQELYCDNPNIVSVAVAHKELDEEVIVPLTEGRAYIMLYTREANIFLLDSFGNRYVTSIKYTLKPLLSPREFKVKYMDYEKHPKLLLYLFDHYRTNRVVSEKSIALRKQVLLMPSLKESYYVDCLLTLIEYYYENYNGDLLEHYLLKLDLAKVNVALRKKYLEYMIIRGYYDKALHALSYVTIESIPIKMLLKLCSGWINNSGYDIKEDLLVFLCHYIFTQGKYDKKILNYLVKYYNGSTMDMIKLWRGSKNFEIDTYELEERVLAQALFSENTLKEIFGVFLEYYPKAKNHLLVRSFLTYYSYKYLVHDLEIHKEIFSIIRREQNYEENNISLLAWLKYSSNNTEFTEDDMTFISYNIDRFERQGLILPFFKKYKNVIKLSCKITDRFYVEYRANPNSQVFIHYRLLTDNAKDKYITERMSHMLMGICVKDFILFYNEELEYYITEETEDEIHKSETFRLRYEDDGQIEDSKYNRINMMLNALENHRDTELLDMMADYIETEYIIRECFEPLP; encoded by the coding sequence TTGAAGGAAAAGATAGAACAAATCGCTAGAGGAGAATTTGATTATGACCTTCCTTTCCTTCGCCTATCTGTAGATAGAATTAATATTAATGTGGAAGCAGATAAAAAGTACGAAGGAAGCTTTATTATCAGTAATAGTGCTAACCGGTCTATGAAAGGGGTTTTATATTCATCAAGTCCTTTAATTAGCTTTACTAGGCAGACCTTTAGTGGCAAGGAAAATACTATTACATATCTTTTTGATGCTTCTTTTTTAAATCCATCGTATAAAGTTAGTGGTAATATTACCATTGTTAGTGACTGTGGTGAGATGAATCTTCCCTTTACCGCACATATAGAGACAAGAACTATAAACACCTCAATAGGTAAGATTAAAAATCTGTTTGAGTTTACCAATCTTGCAAGGCTTGACTGGGCAGAAGCTATAAAGGTTTTTGCTTCGGATGAGTTTGAGCGGATTATCTTAAAAAACGAAGAAAAATATCATGTCATTTATCGTAATCTTTTAAAAAGCAATTCAACCGGCCAAGCTTTAGAGGAATTCTTAATATCAGTAAACAAAAAGTCAAGAATTAACCTTAGTATTGATAGAACAGCATTGGAATATGAGATTGATGGAGAAGATGTGTCAGATAAACTTGTTCTGACAAAGAATCAATGGGGAAGTACTGAGATTAGAATTAGTACCGATGTCCCCTTTATTCAGCTTGATAAAAATCAACTTTTGACTGATGATTTTATAGGAAATACCCATGAGTTAAAATTTAAAATAAATGCTGCCACTCTTCATGGGGGTAACAATTACGGAAGTATATGGATTAAAACTATCTACCAGACTATTAAAGTTGACCTAATCTGCAAAAAACATAAAGAAAATACCGGGAATAATACAGAAAATAAAAACCTCAAAAAAATAAAATATGATTACACTAAAAATTATCTAGATTATCGCCTAGGCCGTATTAACCTTACTAAATACTCACGGGATACAAAATTATTGTTATCCAAGTTAAAGAATAGTAAAGATAGCATTTTTGTTAAATTAGTTAATTTACATCTGGCCATACTTACTGAAAATAATCCCTTGGCTTCTCAGCTGCTAGAAGAGCTATCCAAGCAAGAGGCTGAAATTAAAAGTGCTTCTAGCTTAGAATATTGTGCTTATCTTTATCTATTGAGACTTTATCGGAAGGATGAAAATAATAGCCCTTATGAAAGAAACAGAAATTATATACTTAAAGATATAAAAAAGCGATTTGAAGCAGGCTCTTTTTCCCCATTACTATATCAGGAAGCACTTTGCGTATATATGGAAGAACCTTATCTTTTACGGGAATTAGGGGATTTTGAAATTCAAGTACTAAATTATGGCATAAAATATAAATATGTAAGCAAAGAATTAGCCCTTCAATATACTTATCTTGCCGGCAGGCTAAAATTCTATCATCCCCTAGTTTTTAAGGGACTGGTAAGCCTTTATAATACATATAAAAAAGACGAAATTCTTTCATCTATTTGTAGCCTATTGATTAAAGGTTATAAAACTGATAATAAGTATTTTCAGTGGTATAGCCGGGGGGTAAATGCACAACTTCGTATTACCCAGCTATATGAATATTATATGTATTCTGTGGATGAGAGTAGGATGGATCCCCTTCCTCAGCCTTTACTGATATATTTTGTTTATAACAGTAGGCTTAATGATAAGAAAATGGCTTACCTATATGCCAATATAATAAAAAACAAAAAAGCTAATGATCATATATACCATTTATATTATAAGAGCATGGAGGTATTTGCTCAAAAGCAATTAGAGGCAAAGAATATTAGCCCTAACCTTTCAATTATTTATAGAGAATTTATTTATAAAAAGGAACTTAACCAGTACTTTAACAAGTATTTACCTGATGTAATGTTTACCCAGGAGCTATATTGTGATAATCCCAATATTGTAAGTGTAGCTGTTGCTCATAAAGAACTGGATGAAGAAGTCATAGTGCCCCTTACAGAAGGCAGGGCATATATTATGCTTTATACCAGGGAGGCTAATATTTTTCTTCTTGATTCCTTTGGAAATCGTTATGTTACTTCAATAAAATATACTTTAAAACCTCTGCTTAGTCCCAGGGAATTTAAAGTTAAGTATATGGATTATGAAAAACATCCTAAACTGCTTTTATATCTCTTTGACCATTACAGGACTAACAGGGTAGTAAGTGAAAAATCCATTGCCCTAAGAAAGCAAGTTTTATTGATGCCAAGCTTAAAGGAATCATATTATGTAGACTGCCTTTTAACTTTAATAGAATATTATTATGAAAATTATAATGGGGATTTGTTAGAACATTATCTTTTAAAATTAGACCTAGCTAAGGTAAATGTAGCCCTTAGAAAAAAATATCTGGAATATATGATAATACGGGGGTATTATGACAAAGCTTTACATGCCCTAAGTTACGTTACAATAGAAAGCATTCCCATAAAAATGCTTTTGAAATTATGTTCCGGATGGATCAATAATTCAGGATATGATATTAAGGAGGACTTATTAGTCTTTCTGTGCCATTATATATTTACTCAAGGAAAATATGACAAAAAAATTCTTAACTATTTAGTAAAATATTATAACGGTAGTACCATGGACATGATCAAGCTGTGGAGAGGGTCTAAGAACTTTGAAATAGATACTTATGAATTAGAGGAAAGGGTACTGGCACAGGCTTTATTTAGTGAAAACACTCTTAAAGAGATTTTTGGAGTATTTTTAGAATATTACCCTAAAGCCAAGAACCATCTGCTAGTAAGGAGCTTTTTAACCTATTACTCATACAAATACTTAGTTCATGACCTAGAAATCCACAAAGAAATTTTCTCCATAATACGTAGGGAGCAAAATTACGAAGAAAATAATATCAGCCTTCTTGCTTGGCTTAAATACAGCAGCAATAATACTGAATTTACCGAAGATGATATGACTTTTATTTCATATAATATAGACCGTTTTGAAAGGCAGGGGCTAATCCTTCCCTTTTTCAAAAAGTATAAAAATGTTATTAAGCTATCCTGTAAAATAACCGACAGGTTCTATGTGGAATATAGGGCTAATCCTAATAGTCAGGTTTTTATCCATTATCGACTTTTAACTGATAATGCTAAGGATAAATACATAACTGAACGGATGTCTCATATGCTTATGGGAATTTGTGTAAAGGATTTTATCTTGTTTTATAATGAAGAGTTGGAGTATTATATAACCGAAGAAACAGAGGATGAAATCCATAAGTCAGAGACCTTTAGATTACGGTATGAAGATGATGGTCAAATAGAAGATTCTAAGTACAACCGTATCAATATGATGTTAAATGCCCTAGAAAACCATAGGGATACAGAGTTGCTAGATATGATGGCCGATTATATAGAAACAGAATATATAATTAGAGAGTGCTTTGAGCCTTTACCATAA
- a CDS encoding DUF6472 family protein: MANSNCEYCSNYEYDEYYEYYTCTVNLDEDEMSRFLRGNYKDCPYFSYNDEYKIVRRQM, translated from the coding sequence TTGGCTAATTCAAACTGTGAATACTGTTCAAATTATGAATATGATGAATACTATGAATATTATACATGTACAGTAAACTTAGATGAGGATGAGATGAGTAGATTTCTTAGGGGAAATTATAAAGATTGCCCTTATTTTTCATATAATGATGAATATAAAATAGTGAGGAGACAAATGTAA
- a CDS encoding SDR family oxidoreductase has protein sequence MKLNNKVAIITGAASGMGKEIAILYAKEGAKVVLSDINQEALSDLVDKIISDGGTALGVYANVAKEEDINHLVDITLDKFKTVDILVNNAGIMDNFVPAAELTDELWDRVFSINLTGPMRLIRKTLPIFLEKGKGIIINNASIGGLHGSRAGVAYTASKHALIGLTKNIGFQYANLGIRCNAIAPGGVNTNIKTTMNNPDKFGMERAMAGAAANPRFAESEEIAAVALFLASDDSSFVNGTVITADGGWTAY, from the coding sequence ATGAAACTTAATAATAAAGTTGCTATAATAACCGGTGCAGCTTCAGGAATGGGTAAAGAAATAGCCATTCTGTATGCTAAAGAAGGTGCCAAAGTTGTATTGTCTGATATTAATCAGGAGGCACTAAGTGACCTTGTAGATAAAATAATCTCTGATGGAGGAACAGCCTTAGGGGTATATGCCAATGTGGCTAAAGAGGAAGATATAAATCATCTTGTGGATATAACATTAGATAAATTCAAAACCGTGGATATCTTGGTTAATAATGCCGGAATTATGGATAATTTTGTTCCGGCTGCAGAACTTACTGATGAATTGTGGGATAGAGTTTTTAGTATTAATCTTACAGGACCTATGAGATTAATTCGCAAAACCCTTCCTATATTCTTAGAAAAAGGAAAAGGCATTATTATAAATAATGCATCAATCGGAGGCTTACATGGATCTAGGGCAGGGGTGGCCTACACTGCTTCAAAGCATGCCCTAATTGGACTAACAAAGAATATAGGCTTCCAATATGCCAACTTAGGAATACGCTGCAATGCCATAGCTCCGGGAGGGGTTAATACTAATATTAAAACCACCATGAATAATCCGGATAAATTCGGAATGGAACGAGCAATGGCAGGTGCAGCAGCAAATCCCAGATTTGCCGAATCGGAAGAAATAGCGGCAGTGGCACTGTTTTTAGCTTCTGATGATTCAAGTTTTGTAAACGGTACCGTAATAACTGCAGACGGAGGATGGACAGCATATTAA
- a CDS encoding tetratricopeptide repeat protein: MGKLILCRGRLTDRPYVLPITGYRIYSIEELCYYIYNNIYFINENLFTDSLIDWIKTELCLPERAKKLKSLQRERADLKSLITVVLCSADYYTEQEIKKLLAAVDEIRSMPLAKRWYKKANSYLLKKQYGQAAMEYERLLISDEAVNLSPKDYGDLLHNLALARLHINGPERASELFLHAYERNQRQESLIQYLYCIWLCKGREAFNEKILEYKVDVDLRDKIVLKMEQLSREAKLCKSMNEIDSLRRLKNTQEESALEERFRKIIDGWINEIRRM, from the coding sequence ATGGGAAAATTAATTCTTTGCAGAGGTAGATTAACCGACAGGCCTTATGTGCTGCCTATTACAGGTTACAGGATTTATTCCATTGAAGAACTTTGCTATTACATTTATAATAATATTTATTTTATTAATGAAAATCTGTTTACTGATTCATTAATTGATTGGATTAAAACTGAGCTTTGCCTTCCTGAAAGAGCAAAGAAACTTAAATCTCTACAAAGGGAGAGGGCTGATTTAAAATCTTTAATTACCGTGGTACTATGCAGTGCTGATTATTATACAGAGCAGGAAATAAAAAAGCTGCTGGCAGCAGTGGATGAAATCAGGTCAATGCCTCTTGCAAAAAGGTGGTATAAAAAGGCCAATAGTTATTTGCTTAAAAAACAGTATGGGCAGGCGGCTATGGAATACGAAAGACTGCTTATATCTGATGAGGCGGTAAATTTGAGCCCTAAAGATTATGGAGACCTTCTGCATAACTTAGCCCTAGCAAGGCTTCATATTAATGGACCGGAGCGGGCCTCTGAATTATTTTTGCATGCTTATGAACGTAATCAAAGGCAGGAGAGTCTTATACAGTATCTATATTGTATCTGGCTATGTAAGGGCAGGGAGGCTTTTAATGAAAAAATTCTGGAGTATAAGGTAGATGTAGATCTTAGGGATAAGATTGTATTAAAAATGGAGCAGTTATCTAGGGAAGCTAAACTGTGTAAATCTATGAATGAAATTGACAGCTTAAGAAGGTTAAAAAACACCCAAGAAGAATCAGCACTTGAAGAAAGATTTAGGAAGATTATCGATGGATGGATTAATGAAATCAGAAGGATGTAA
- a CDS encoding LysR family transcriptional regulator, translated as MDINYELYKVFYHVAKTLSFSDAAEALFISQSAVSQSIKTLEKRLNQQLFIRSTKKVALTKEGELLLKHVEPAINLITRGENQLCADPKSGVQLRIGASDTICRYYLVPYLNNFHLKYPHIHIKVSNGTSLQCAKMLERNEVDIIVTNSPNQALNDMMDIIPVKEFHDVFIAKKDDFPLYDHPISFQELQKYPILMLEKRATTSMFLHNLFLENSLDLVPAIELASNDLLIDLARIGLGIAFVPDYCLKDMEELAIIKTEQVIPSRKLVAAYNLDIPLSDAARYFIDSLTSKL; from the coding sequence TTGGATATAAATTATGAATTATATAAGGTTTTTTATCATGTGGCAAAAACATTAAGCTTCTCAGACGCTGCTGAAGCTTTATTTATATCTCAGTCAGCTGTCAGTCAATCTATTAAAACTTTAGAAAAACGGCTGAATCAGCAGCTATTTATCCGAAGTACTAAAAAAGTAGCTCTTACCAAAGAAGGTGAATTACTTTTAAAACATGTAGAACCTGCCATTAATCTTATAACCCGGGGTGAAAATCAGCTCTGTGCTGACCCCAAAAGTGGTGTTCAATTAAGAATAGGTGCCAGTGATACAATCTGCAGATATTATCTTGTACCCTACCTAAATAATTTCCACTTAAAATATCCTCATATTCATATCAAGGTATCTAACGGTACCTCCCTTCAATGTGCCAAAATGTTAGAACGTAATGAAGTAGATATTATCGTTACTAATTCCCCTAATCAGGCATTAAACGACATGATGGATATTATACCTGTTAAAGAATTTCATGATGTTTTTATAGCTAAAAAAGATGACTTTCCTCTATATGATCATCCCATATCATTTCAGGAGCTTCAAAAATATCCTATATTAATGCTTGAAAAAAGGGCCACTACCAGTATGTTTTTGCATAATTTATTCTTAGAAAATTCACTGGATTTAGTACCTGCCATAGAACTTGCCAGTAATGATTTATTAATTGATCTTGCAAGAATAGGACTTGGGATTGCCTTTGTGCCTGATTATTGCCTTAAGGATATGGAGGAACTGGCCATTATAAAGACCGAGCAAGTAATCCCTTCCCGTAAGCTGGTTGCTGCTTATAACTTAGATATCCCCTTATCTGATGCTGCCAGGTACTTTATTGATAGCCTAACAAGCAAATTGTAA
- a CDS encoding valine--tRNA ligase produces the protein MKKELAKTYNPKDIEGKLYQKWLDKKYFRATVDRSKKPFTIVIPPPNITGQLHMGHALDNTLQDILIRFKRMQGYNALWQPGTDHASIATEVKIIEQLKEEGIEKQDLGREGFLERAWQWKEEYGGRIISQLKKLGSSCDWDRERFTMDDGCNHAVNKVFVKLYNEGYIYKGSKIINWCPVCHTSISDAEVEHEEREGHFWHIKYPIAGEDGYVEIATTRPETMLGDTAVAVHPDDERYQHLIGKNVILPIVNKEIPVIADTYVDKEFGTGVVKITPAHDPNDFEVGLRHKLPEINIMNDDASINENGGKFAGMDRYEARKAIVKELQDLGLLIKVENHIHNVGTHDRCNTTVEPLIKPQWFVKMDELIKPAIEAVKSGEIEIIPERFEKIYFNWTNNIRDWCISRQLWWGHRIPAYYCDGCGEIIVSEEEPSRCPKCESSNLRQDEDTLDTWFSSALWPFSTLGWPDNTEDLDYFYPTDVLVTGYDIIFFWVIRMVFSGYAHMGKKPFSKVLIHGLVRDSQGRKMSKSLGNGIDPLEVIDKYGADALRFTLITGNAPGNDMRFYWERVEASRNFANKVWNASRFIMMNLEKADLSTTIDEKLLTQAERWIISKANTLVKEVTDNLDTFEIGIAAQKIYDFIWEEFCDWYIEMVKPRLYNDEDDTKLSALWTLQHVLTTSLKLLHPYMPFVTEEIFCTLQEMTGLKEGESIMISSWPVYNPDWEFIRDTESIELIKEAVKGIRNVRSQMNVPPSRKAKVVVVSDNERIREIFTESKVFFATLGSASEVIVDKDKTGVSDDAVSTVIQGAVIYIPFEDLVDIDKEIERLNKEKDRLEKELKRVNGMLANPNFISKAPESKIAEERAKLDKYTDMMNQVLDRLKSLNR, from the coding sequence ATGAAAAAAGAACTGGCAAAAACCTATAATCCCAAGGACATTGAAGGCAAATTATATCAGAAATGGCTGGATAAAAAATATTTTCGTGCTACTGTTGATAGGAGTAAAAAACCTTTTACAATAGTAATACCACCCCCAAATATTACAGGGCAGCTGCATATGGGTCATGCCTTGGACAATACCTTGCAAGATATTCTTATAAGGTTTAAGAGAATGCAAGGATATAATGCCCTGTGGCAACCAGGCACGGATCATGCCAGTATAGCCACAGAAGTTAAGATTATTGAACAGCTAAAAGAAGAAGGTATAGAAAAGCAGGACCTTGGCAGAGAAGGTTTCCTTGAAAGAGCATGGCAATGGAAAGAAGAATATGGTGGCAGGATTATATCCCAGTTAAAGAAGCTTGGTTCTTCATGTGATTGGGATAGAGAGAGATTCACCATGGATGATGGATGTAACCATGCGGTAAATAAGGTATTTGTGAAGCTTTATAATGAAGGTTATATCTATAAAGGCTCAAAAATAATCAACTGGTGTCCCGTATGTCATACATCTATATCAGATGCGGAAGTTGAACATGAGGAGAGGGAAGGACATTTTTGGCATATTAAATATCCCATTGCAGGAGAAGATGGTTATGTAGAAATAGCCACCACAAGACCGGAGACCATGCTGGGAGATACTGCCGTAGCAGTTCATCCGGATGATGAAAGATATCAACATTTAATCGGAAAAAATGTTATTCTTCCTATTGTTAACAAAGAGATACCGGTGATTGCCGATACCTATGTTGATAAAGAGTTCGGAACCGGTGTAGTTAAGATTACCCCTGCCCATGACCCTAATGACTTTGAAGTGGGACTACGGCATAAGCTTCCCGAAATCAATATTATGAATGATGATGCAAGCATTAATGAAAATGGCGGTAAGTTTGCCGGTATGGATCGTTATGAAGCCAGAAAGGCTATAGTAAAAGAATTGCAGGATTTAGGCCTATTAATAAAAGTAGAAAACCATATCCACAATGTAGGTACCCATGATCGTTGTAATACAACTGTAGAACCTCTAATTAAGCCCCAGTGGTTCGTTAAGATGGATGAGTTAATTAAGCCAGCTATAGAAGCTGTAAAATCCGGTGAGATTGAAATTATTCCTGAACGTTTTGAAAAAATATATTTTAATTGGACCAATAACATCAGGGACTGGTGTATATCAAGACAATTATGGTGGGGACATAGAATACCGGCTTATTATTGTGACGGCTGCGGAGAAATAATAGTATCCGAAGAAGAACCTTCTAGGTGCCCCAAATGTGAAAGCAGTAATCTAAGACAGGATGAGGATACTTTAGATACCTGGTTCTCATCTGCCTTATGGCCTTTTTCTACCTTAGGCTGGCCTGATAATACAGAGGATTTAGATTACTTTTATCCTACAGATGTATTAGTAACCGGTTATGATATTATCTTCTTTTGGGTTATCCGTATGGTGTTTTCAGGATATGCCCATATGGGGAAAAAACCTTTTAGCAAGGTATTAATCCATGGTTTGGTAAGGGATTCTCAAGGTCGTAAAATGAGTAAGTCCCTGGGTAATGGTATTGATCCCCTTGAAGTGATTGATAAATATGGAGCCGATGCTCTTCGTTTTACTCTTATTACAGGTAATGCTCCCGGTAACGATATGCGCTTTTATTGGGAAAGAGTTGAGGCCAGCAGAAATTTTGCCAATAAGGTATGGAATGCTTCCCGCTTTATTATGATGAATCTAGAGAAAGCAGATTTATCGACAACTATTGATGAGAAGCTCCTAACACAGGCAGAACGCTGGATAATATCCAAGGCAAATACCTTAGTTAAGGAAGTTACAGATAATCTAGATACCTTTGAAATTGGTATTGCTGCACAGAAAATTTATGATTTTATCTGGGAGGAATTCTGTGACTGGTATATAGAAATGGTTAAGCCCAGATTATATAATGATGAAGATGATACAAAGCTGTCTGCACTTTGGACATTGCAGCATGTACTGACTACATCCTTAAAACTTCTTCATCCATATATGCCTTTTGTAACAGAAGAAATCTTCTGTACCCTTCAAGAAATGACAGGGCTAAAAGAAGGTGAATCCATTATGATATCTTCCTGGCCTGTTTATAATCCTGACTGGGAATTTATTAGGGATACAGAGAGTATAGAACTGATAAAAGAAGCAGTAAAAGGTATCCGTAATGTAAGGTCCCAAATGAATGTTCCCCCAAGCAGGAAGGCTAAGGTTGTTGTTGTTTCTGATAATGAACGTATCAGAGAGATTTTTACTGAGAGTAAAGTATTCTTTGCCACCTTAGGCTCTGCCAGTGAGGTTATAGTTGATAAAGATAAGACAGGAGTAAGTGATGATGCAGTATCAACAGTTATCCAAGGGGCTGTAATATATATTCCATTTGAGGATTTAGTAGATATTGATAAGGAGATTGAACGTCTAAATAAAGAAAAGGACCGTCTAGAGAAGGAATTAAAGCGGGTAAACGGAATGCTTGCAAATCCCAACTTTATATCTAAAGCTCCGGAAAGTAAGATTGCAGAAGAAAGGGCTAAACTAGACAAATATACAGATATGATGAATCAGGTTTTAGATAGACTAAAGAGCCTGAATAGATAA